The region TGAATTGAAATAGCGAATGAATCTGTCGACTGAAATCTTTGGCGCCGTCATGGTGGTCCATACTCCCGAAGAACTGGGAGAGGATCAGGCAGACAACGTCCGCGCGTTCCTCGAATCGCGTGAACGCCAAAAACTGATCGTCGATCTGGACGGCACGGAAACGATTGACAGTGTCGGTCTGGAAACGTTGCTCGACGTGCAAGATACGTTGCGTGAACGTGGCGGAGATCTTCGCATTGCTACAGCCAATCACGCCAATCGCAAGATTCTGGAAATTACGCGTCTTGATTCAATGCTGGAAGTCTTCGACAGCGTGATCGACGCCGTCAAGAGTTTCGCCTAAGCAGGAAAGGATGCATGCCATGGAATCGATGATGAATCCGACGACGAGTGCTCCACCCCGATTGGGTAACTTGCTCATTCGCCGTGGTTATGTAACCGTCGAACAGTTAGAAGAGGCACTTGCCTATCAAAAGGCCCGCGGCCGTGGCAAGCTGCTCGGCGAGATTTTAGTCGAGCTCGATTTCTGCTCGGAAGATCACGTCATCGAGTGTCTCGCCACCGAGTATGGTGTACCGCATGCCCGACTGGAAGCTCGGCTGTACGATCCGAAAGTGGTCGACTTATTGCCACGTGAGTACATCGAAAAGCATGGCATCTTCCCGCTGTTCAAGATTCGCGGCGTGCTGAGTGTGGCTCTTTCGGAGCTCTCGAACCTCTTCTTAATCGACGAAATCAAGAATCAAACCGGTCTACAAGTCCAGATTGTCGCGGCGTCGACTAAAGATATCCGCCGCATGATCTCGCAGCTGCCAGACTCGCGAGTCTTTGTCATCGACGACATCATCGAAGACAACAACGAGACCGAAGTCACGCTGATCGAAGACGCGATTGAAGATATCGGCGACGTCGAAGAAATCGCGGGACAGTCGCCGGTCATTCGCCTGGTGAACTACGTCGTGTACAACGCGGTGAAGGAAGGGGCGAGCGATATTCACATCGAGCCTGCCGAACGCTGCATGCGAGTGCGATACCGTATCGACGGTAAGCTGCACAAGTCGCTGGAAGTGCCGATTCACTTGCTCAACGCGGTCAGCAGCCGTATTAAGATTATGGCCGGCCTCGACATCAGTGAACGCCGCTTGCCGCAAGATGGTCGTGTGAACGTGATGCTCGACTCACGCAAGATCGACCTTCGTGTGAGTACGTTCCCAGGAAACCGGGGCGAGAAGACGGTGATTCGTGTTCTCGATACCAAGAAGGTTACGCTCGTTCTGAAGAACCTGGGCTTCGCGGAAGATATCCTGACGCGTCTTTCGGCCAATGTGCATGCCCCTAACGGTATCGTCCTGGTGACAGGGCCAACAGGTAGTGGTAAATCGACGACGCTGTACGCAGCGCTCAATGAAATTGCCACGATGGAAAACAACATCTGTACGGTCGAAGACCCAATCGAATACCACCTGCCGCTGATCAACCAGTTCCAAGTCCAGGAACGTGTCGGCCTGACGTTCTCGGTGGCGCTGCGAACACTGTTGCGGCAAGACCCCGACGTGATCATGGTGGGTGAAATTCGTGACGAAGAGACCGGCCGTACAGCCATTCAAGCCGCTCTCACAGGGCACTTGGTGCTTAGTACGCTTCACACGAACAACGCTCTTTCAGCGGTCACACGATTGGTGAACATGGGCGTCGAACCTTACTTAATTGGTGCGGCCCTGAATATGGTGCTCGCCCAGCGGCTCGTTCGTCGTATTTGTCCGAAGTGCAGCGAATCGTACGAACCAGATCGCAATCTCAAGCGTGCCCTGGAACGGATGGGCTACGAAATCGATTCGTTCCGCCGTGGCGTGGGATGTCGTGCTTGCCGCAATACCGGGTACAGCGGACGTATCGGTGTGCATGAATTGCTCACGATCTCGGACGAACTACGAGATGCCATCGTCAACGGCGCATCGCTGGCCGAGATGCG is a window of Bremerella sp. TYQ1 DNA encoding:
- a CDS encoding GspE/PulE family protein — its product is MESMMNPTTSAPPRLGNLLIRRGYVTVEQLEEALAYQKARGRGKLLGEILVELDFCSEDHVIECLATEYGVPHARLEARLYDPKVVDLLPREYIEKHGIFPLFKIRGVLSVALSELSNLFLIDEIKNQTGLQVQIVAASTKDIRRMISQLPDSRVFVIDDIIEDNNETEVTLIEDAIEDIGDVEEIAGQSPVIRLVNYVVYNAVKEGASDIHIEPAERCMRVRYRIDGKLHKSLEVPIHLLNAVSSRIKIMAGLDISERRLPQDGRVNVMLDSRKIDLRVSTFPGNRGEKTVIRVLDTKKVTLVLKNLGFAEDILTRLSANVHAPNGIVLVTGPTGSGKSTTLYAALNEIATMENNICTVEDPIEYHLPLINQFQVQERVGLTFSVALRTLLRQDPDVIMVGEIRDEETGRTAIQAALTGHLVLSTLHTNNALSAVTRLVNMGVEPYLIGAALNMVLAQRLVRRICPKCSESYEPDRNLKRALERMGYEIDSFRRGVGCRACRNTGYSGRIGVHELLTISDELRDAIVNGASLAEMRKIAQNNNSLIGMQLDGYRKVKEGITTVEEVIHATGDIVY
- a CDS encoding STAS domain-containing protein; translated protein: MNLSTEIFGAVMVVHTPEELGEDQADNVRAFLESRERQKLIVDLDGTETIDSVGLETLLDVQDTLRERGGDLRIATANHANRKILEITRLDSMLEVFDSVIDAVKSFA